Proteins from a single region of Dyadobacter fanqingshengii:
- a CDS encoding aldose 1-epimerase — MSFEIFKQQFGNLTEFVIQEASTGNRCVVIPELGGIVRQLSLRKGITLFSLLKTPPTPDSLLADMKSASELLFPFASRIPDGKYKFLGKEYQLAKNETGGLNAIHGLVRKRQFNLEEQIIEADHASIKLSYDLNDQEGYPFSVKFSVLYTLHADGRFVLSYEALNNGAEPAPAMFGWHPYFLLGNEEVDAWKINIPSSEIVDFDNNQIPVGKKPFLVERPTKLYQKAFDNCFIVDSAATSVVTELISENQDITLRIKQDTGEGKFNYLVVYTPPARDCVAIEPLTANVNAFNSGEGLNVLAQGKSASGAITVSLV; from the coding sequence ATGTCTTTTGAAATATTTAAACAGCAATTTGGCAACTTAACCGAATTCGTCATTCAGGAAGCATCCACCGGAAATCGCTGCGTTGTAATCCCCGAACTGGGCGGAATCGTTCGTCAGCTGTCGCTTCGCAAGGGCATTACGCTCTTCTCATTATTGAAGACACCTCCAACGCCGGACAGCCTTTTAGCTGACATGAAAAGCGCAAGTGAGTTACTGTTTCCATTCGCAAGCCGGATCCCTGATGGCAAATACAAATTTCTAGGAAAGGAATATCAATTGGCGAAGAATGAGACCGGCGGTCTGAATGCCATTCACGGCCTTGTACGTAAGCGGCAATTCAATTTGGAAGAGCAAATTATTGAAGCGGACCACGCTTCCATAAAGCTTTCCTATGATTTGAATGATCAGGAAGGCTATCCATTTTCTGTGAAGTTTTCAGTACTTTATACATTGCATGCCGACGGACGATTTGTTTTAAGCTATGAGGCCTTAAACAATGGCGCTGAGCCAGCTCCGGCGATGTTCGGCTGGCATCCTTACTTTCTGCTGGGCAATGAGGAAGTGGATGCCTGGAAAATCAACATTCCTTCCAGCGAGATCGTGGACTTCGATAATAACCAGATCCCGGTTGGCAAAAAGCCATTTTTGGTTGAAAGACCCACAAAGCTATACCAAAAGGCCTTTGATAACTGCTTTATAGTGGACTCGGCAGCAACGAGCGTAGTCACTGAGCTGATCTCTGAAAATCAAGACATTACCCTGCGCATTAAGCAGGATACGGGCGAAGGGAAGTTCAATTACCTGGTCGTGTACACGCCACCTGCGCGCGATTGCGTTGCGATAGAGCCACTAACGGCGAATGTAAATGCATTCAATTCGGGTGAAGGACTGAATGTGCTGGCTCAGGGCAAGAGCGCTAGTGGCGCCATTACAGTAAGTTTGGTTTAA